A genomic window from Thermococcus nautili includes:
- the moaA gene encoding GTP 3',8-cyclase MoaA — translation MTLYDRFGRPVTNLRISLTQECNFRCFFCHREGQRFLAKNEMTPEEIERLVRIASRLGIRKVKLTGGEPTVREDIIEIVRRIKPYVRDLSMTTNGSRLKELAEPLAKAGLDRVNVSLHSLKPDVYKRITGVDMLETVLEGIEEAVKYLSPVKLNMTVMRGLNDGEIWDMIDFSAKTGAILQLIELEAPREMTETAFFRKYFYPLRPVEKELEKRAVEIRERRMHRRKKYFIPTDYGIAEVEVVRAMHNTVFCANCTRLRVTSDGKFKTCLLRNDDLIDFLTAMRNGASDAELVDIFRRAVLKREPYWR, via the coding sequence ATGACCCTCTACGACCGCTTCGGAAGACCAGTGACGAACCTCAGGATTTCGCTCACGCAGGAGTGCAACTTCCGCTGTTTCTTCTGCCACCGCGAGGGCCAGCGGTTTTTAGCCAAAAACGAGATGACGCCCGAGGAGATAGAAAGGCTCGTTAGAATAGCCTCGCGCCTCGGAATAAGGAAGGTCAAGCTCACGGGCGGTGAGCCAACCGTTCGGGAGGACATCATTGAAATCGTCCGGAGAATTAAGCCCTACGTTAGAGACCTGAGCATGACGACCAACGGGAGCAGGCTTAAGGAGCTCGCAGAACCGCTCGCGAAGGCAGGACTGGACAGGGTGAACGTCTCGCTCCACAGCCTCAAGCCAGATGTTTACAAGAGAATCACGGGCGTTGATATGCTCGAAACCGTTCTTGAAGGCATCGAGGAGGCGGTAAAGTATCTCTCTCCAGTCAAGCTCAACATGACAGTCATGAGGGGCCTCAACGATGGTGAAATCTGGGACATGATAGACTTCTCGGCAAAGACAGGGGCAATACTCCAGCTCATAGAGCTCGAAGCGCCGAGGGAGATGACGGAGACGGCCTTCTTCCGGAAGTACTTCTACCCACTCAGGCCGGTTGAGAAGGAGCTCGAAAAGAGGGCTGTCGAAATCCGCGAGAGGAGGATGCACAGGAGGAAGAAGTACTTCATTCCGACGGACTACGGAATAGCCGAGGTCGAGGTCGTTAGGGCGATGCACAACACGGTCTTCTGCGCCAACTGCACCCGCCTGAGGGTCACCTCCGACGGGAAGTTCAAGACCTGCCTGCTGAGGAACGACGATTTGATAGACTTTTTGACGGCCATGAGGAACGGCGCGAGCGACGCCGAACTGGTCGATATTTTCAGGAGAGCTGTGTTAAAACGCGAGCCCTACTGGCGGTAG
- a CDS encoding DUF402 domain-containing protein: MSTDTGLTVRIRGIYSTALTKLFLDRGFGISQPSNKIVERFGLEKTYDEFDVDIYDKKDRHGVVLVGNAVEEAKAVLEDELIDVFFRRLSYQLYGIYKGLVVKVDDRYVYVDLGSAIGTLPKNELPRANEGDEVLVQVKKHNLLPHLSTTLTIPGDYAVLIPKPIGAQRHVKISRKIRDNQERERLRILGLSIDLGEWGILWRTAAAYKDWNTLRDEIVRLSKLADRLAKADTYFAPSLIIEGRNIYEVEFGGGAKKKLDEIRNKVVPTVEGHHQLKAKDPELGFAVEIAEGILAKVPGQRMKVNQGFWEALIENKGPRRGWLFSLDHVKPDGQRIRIGPGEVVEVSHNPLKVTIKRHLKPGKFYDGLDLPIEFGDYAITEIEAGKWWFVHRYYDKNGNLKGEYYNINTPVEIYPDGARYVDLEVDIVRWPDGTKEIIDKEKLAEHYEEGIISEKLYKAVLRITQEVYERI, from the coding sequence GTGTCTACAGACACAGGGCTTACGGTTAGGATTCGGGGCATCTACTCAACGGCCCTAACGAAGCTCTTCCTTGACAGGGGCTTCGGCATAAGCCAGCCGAGCAACAAAATTGTTGAGCGCTTCGGCCTCGAAAAAACCTACGATGAGTTCGACGTTGACATCTACGACAAGAAGGACAGACACGGCGTCGTTCTCGTTGGAAACGCCGTTGAAGAGGCCAAAGCCGTTCTCGAAGACGAGCTCATCGACGTCTTCTTCAGGAGGCTCTCCTACCAGCTTTACGGCATCTACAAGGGTCTCGTTGTTAAGGTTGATGATAGGTACGTTTACGTTGACCTCGGGAGCGCGATAGGAACCCTCCCCAAGAACGAGCTCCCGAGGGCGAACGAAGGGGACGAGGTTCTCGTCCAGGTGAAGAAGCACAACCTCCTGCCACACCTCAGCACTACCCTCACGATTCCGGGTGACTACGCGGTCCTGATTCCCAAGCCGATAGGCGCGCAGAGGCACGTGAAGATTTCAAGGAAGATAAGGGACAACCAGGAGCGCGAAAGGCTCAGAATCCTCGGCCTGAGCATAGACCTCGGCGAGTGGGGAATCCTCTGGAGAACCGCCGCGGCCTACAAGGACTGGAACACCCTGAGGGACGAGATAGTCAGGCTCTCAAAGCTCGCTGACAGGTTAGCCAAGGCCGACACCTACTTCGCCCCGTCGCTCATCATCGAGGGCAGGAACATCTACGAGGTCGAGTTTGGTGGAGGGGCGAAGAAGAAGCTCGACGAGATAAGGAACAAGGTCGTCCCGACCGTTGAGGGCCACCACCAGCTCAAGGCTAAAGACCCCGAGCTCGGCTTCGCGGTTGAGATAGCGGAGGGAATCCTCGCCAAGGTTCCCGGCCAGAGGATGAAGGTGAACCAGGGCTTCTGGGAGGCTCTGATAGAGAACAAGGGGCCGAGGAGGGGCTGGCTCTTCAGCCTCGACCACGTCAAGCCCGACGGCCAGAGGATAAGGATTGGGCCGGGGGAGGTCGTTGAGGTAAGCCACAACCCGCTCAAGGTCACGATAAAGAGGCACCTCAAGCCCGGCAAGTTCTACGACGGCCTCGACCTTCCGATAGAGTTCGGCGATTATGCCATAACTGAAATCGAGGCCGGCAAGTGGTGGTTCGTGCACAGGTATTACGACAAGAACGGCAACCTGAAGGGCGAGTACTACAACATCAACACGCCGGTCGAGATTTACCCCGATGGAGCGCGCTACGTTGACCTTGAGGTTGACATCGTCAGGTGGCCGGACGGAACGAAGGAGATAATCGACAAGGAGAAGTTGGCAGAGCACTACGAGGAGGGCATAATAAGCGAGAAGCTCTACAAGGCCGTGCTGAGGATTACGCAGGAGGTTTACGAGAGGATTTAG
- a CDS encoding PIN domain-containing protein produces MTVIDTNVFLYAVLKDSELNEEARNLLASLERWVVPSMVLYELYWFLKKREYSVEDINGVISAVLSSPRTKVVGDNGKYTKEALKLTKNPKRFNDMVILATAKDFGRLATYDKKLRKEAEKLGIKVLP; encoded by the coding sequence ATGACGGTCATAGACACCAACGTTTTTCTTTATGCGGTCCTGAAGGACTCGGAGCTCAACGAAGAGGCGAGGAACCTGCTGGCGTCACTGGAGCGATGGGTCGTTCCGAGCATGGTTCTATACGAACTCTACTGGTTTTTGAAGAAGAGGGAGTACTCGGTGGAAGACATCAACGGGGTAATCTCCGCGGTTCTCTCAAGTCCCAGAACAAAGGTCGTCGGCGACAACGGGAAATACACGAAGGAAGCCCTGAAGCTGACTAAGAACCCCAAGCGGTTCAACGACATGGTAATTCTTGCAACTGCGAAGGACTTTGGAAGGCTCGCAACCTATGATAAAAAGCTGAGAAAAGAGGCGGAAAAACTTGGAATCAAAGTGCTACCCTAA
- a CDS encoding AbrB/MazE/SpoVT family DNA-binding domain-containing protein translates to MSLTKVTRNYQITIPSDVRKKLGIKVGDILLVEVEDGKVVLKKSELELPLLPGGKGLTVEEIEETIIEGIGDDE, encoded by the coding sequence ATGAGTCTGACAAAAGTAACTAGAAACTACCAGATTACTATACCAAGCGACGTTAGGAAAAAGCTTGGCATCAAAGTTGGCGACATACTGCTCGTTGAGGTTGAAGACGGGAAGGTGGTTCTCAAAAAGAGCGAGCTTGAACTTCCACTACTCCCGGGTGGAAAGGGGCTGACTGTTGAGGAAATCGAAGAAACCATCATCGAAGGCATCGGTGATGATGAATGA
- the radB gene encoding DNA repair and recombination protein RadB, protein MLSTGSRKLDELLGGGFAPGVLTQIYGPYATGKTTLAVQTGILSGKKVAYVDTEGGFSPERLKQMAEARNLDPEETLSRFILFTPADFKEQRRIIGSLKKVVDDSFSLVVVDSITAHYRAEENRMGLLTDLSRQLQVLLWIARKQNIPVLVINQVHYDSKLERTRPVAEQTLGYRCKDILRLDKLPKPGLRLAILERHRFRPEGTMVYFRITEKGIEDVGE, encoded by the coding sequence ATGCTCTCCACAGGCTCGCGGAAGCTCGACGAACTGCTCGGGGGAGGCTTCGCCCCCGGCGTGCTCACCCAGATTTACGGCCCCTACGCGACAGGTAAGACAACCTTAGCGGTTCAAACCGGAATTCTGAGCGGTAAGAAGGTCGCCTACGTGGACACGGAGGGGGGCTTTTCTCCCGAACGGCTGAAGCAGATGGCAGAGGCGAGAAACCTCGACCCCGAGGAAACCCTATCACGCTTCATACTGTTCACTCCCGCCGATTTCAAGGAGCAGAGGAGGATTATAGGCTCGCTCAAGAAGGTCGTTGACGACTCGTTCTCGCTCGTCGTGGTGGATTCCATAACCGCCCATTACCGTGCCGAGGAGAACAGGATGGGCCTCCTAACTGACCTTAGCAGACAACTGCAGGTCCTCCTCTGGATTGCAAGGAAGCAGAACATTCCGGTTCTCGTCATCAACCAGGTGCACTACGACAGCAAGCTCGAAAGGACGAGGCCAGTGGCGGAACAAACCCTCGGCTACCGCTGTAAGGACATTTTGAGACTCGACAAGCTTCCGAAGCCAGGCTTGAGACTGGCCATTCTCGAAAGGCACCGCTTCCGCCCAGAGGGGACGATGGTCTACTTCAGGATTACGGAGAAGGGAATAGAGGACGTGGGCGAGTGA
- a CDS encoding MBL fold metallo-hydrolase, giving the protein MKVIWYGHACFWIETNGVKILIDPYPEVDDDRIGEVDYILITHEHTDHYGKVELLSRLRDATVIGPKQVYLMAVADGVTKVREIEAGQTIELENGVKVTAIYVEHPSSQYPLGYLIEGDKRLLHPGDTYAGPVFQRLRGKVDILLVPISGRSTANAREATQIVEDVRPRVVIPMHYGVYNDADPSKLAEELRKRRIWTLVREPQLYEEMSF; this is encoded by the coding sequence ATGAAGGTCATCTGGTACGGTCACGCATGCTTCTGGATTGAGACGAACGGGGTGAAGATACTGATAGACCCTTACCCTGAAGTGGACGACGACCGAATTGGCGAGGTTGACTACATCCTGATAACCCACGAGCACACGGACCACTACGGAAAGGTCGAGCTCCTCTCAAGGCTCCGCGACGCCACGGTAATAGGCCCCAAGCAGGTCTACCTGATGGCGGTGGCAGATGGCGTTACGAAGGTCAGGGAAATTGAGGCGGGACAGACGATAGAGCTCGAAAACGGCGTGAAGGTTACGGCCATCTACGTCGAGCACCCGTCGAGCCAGTACCCGCTCGGCTACCTGATAGAGGGCGACAAGAGGCTCCTCCACCCAGGCGACACCTACGCAGGCCCCGTGTTCCAGAGGCTTCGCGGTAAGGTGGACATCCTGCTCGTCCCGATAAGCGGTCGCTCAACTGCGAACGCGAGGGAAGCAACTCAGATAGTTGAAGACGTGAGACCGAGGGTGGTAATCCCGATGCACTACGGCGTTTACAACGACGCTGACCCATCAAAGCTGGCCGAGGAGCTCAGGAAGAGACGCATCTGGACGCTCGTCAGAGAGCCCCAGCTCTACGAGGAGATGTCCTTCTGA
- a CDS encoding ASCH domain-containing protein, whose protein sequence is MAMERKKGLIVREPYASLIVEGKKVWEIRKTRTKIRGEILIISNGKAIGKAELVDVLGPFTPEELAEHEDKHRASVSFLREYSNGKPLYAWVLRNAEKFDRPKEVEMAKGVQIWANVVVKDE, encoded by the coding sequence ATGGCGATGGAGAGGAAAAAGGGCCTCATCGTGAGGGAACCCTACGCGAGCCTAATCGTAGAGGGCAAGAAGGTGTGGGAGATTAGAAAGACGAGAACGAAAATCAGAGGGGAGATTCTGATAATCAGCAACGGGAAGGCCATCGGGAAGGCGGAGCTCGTCGACGTTCTCGGGCCGTTCACGCCGGAGGAGTTAGCTGAACACGAGGACAAACACCGCGCGAGCGTTTCTTTCCTCCGCGAGTACTCCAACGGGAAGCCACTCTACGCGTGGGTGCTCAGGAACGCCGAGAAGTTCGACCGCCCCAAGGAGGTGGAGATGGCCAAGGGAGTCCAGATTTGGGCCAACGTGGTGGTTAAAGATGAATAA
- a CDS encoding DUF1614 domain-containing protein, with protein MNKVRRFLFPPLNWPFLILIAVAFVLVFVFFSGAVLMAFDRLGLPPGVAVTLFVFALVGSFINIPIAEEVTYEPVIRVREVGFFGILYPMPYFDWEERKTVIAVNVGGALVPLSIVLYELFRLVHLGEYGLLLNTLLAVFIASLLSNAVARPVRGLGIAMPTLFPPLIAVLLGWLLGDGNPTLVAYVSGTLGVLIGADLMNWEKIKRLGAPMVSIGGAGTFDGIFLAGVIAVLLV; from the coding sequence ATGAATAAGGTCCGGCGCTTCCTGTTTCCTCCCCTCAACTGGCCGTTTCTGATTCTCATAGCGGTTGCCTTCGTCCTCGTCTTCGTTTTCTTCTCCGGTGCGGTTCTCATGGCCTTCGACAGGCTCGGCCTTCCGCCCGGTGTGGCGGTCACCCTCTTCGTCTTTGCGCTCGTCGGGAGCTTCATAAACATACCCATAGCGGAGGAGGTAACTTATGAGCCCGTGATTAGGGTTAGAGAAGTCGGCTTCTTTGGAATCCTCTACCCCATGCCCTACTTCGACTGGGAGGAGCGGAAGACGGTCATAGCGGTCAACGTCGGCGGTGCCTTGGTCCCGCTGAGCATAGTTCTCTACGAGCTCTTCCGCCTCGTCCACCTCGGGGAGTACGGCCTTCTCCTGAACACCCTTCTCGCGGTTTTCATCGCCTCGCTTCTCAGCAACGCCGTCGCGAGACCAGTTCGTGGCCTTGGAATCGCGATGCCGACGCTCTTTCCCCCGCTCATAGCTGTTCTCCTCGGCTGGCTCCTCGGGGACGGGAACCCGACGCTGGTTGCCTACGTCAGCGGAACGCTTGGGGTTCTCATAGGGGCCGACCTGATGAACTGGGAGAAAATCAAGCGCCTCGGGGCGCCGATGGTCAGCATAGGTGGCGCCGGAACCTTCGATGGAATCTTCCTCGCGGGGGTTATTGCCGTTCTCTTGGTATGA
- a CDS encoding ribose-phosphate diphosphokinase has product MFVIGSGGKHLEGELRELGGEIIEVELRKFPDGEKYVRVLGSGNEATVVSSTFAPQDEKIVELLLIGDALREKGFKKLRAVVPYFAYSRQDRVTKEGEPVSVRAIMKALGIYYDELYIFDLHNPETLKYFPGKGVNVSPARVIADYFREKLGDGIVLAPDKGARERARAVAQEFGLEYSHFEKRRISPTEVEMRPVDIDVKGKNVLIVDDIISTGGTMVKAAQILRKLGAGKIFVGVTHGVFAEGAIERVSGAVDELAVTNTIPTPVSKISIVPEILRL; this is encoded by the coding sequence ATGTTCGTTATCGGGAGCGGTGGGAAGCACCTTGAGGGGGAGCTCAGGGAACTCGGTGGAGAAATCATCGAGGTCGAGCTGAGGAAGTTCCCAGACGGGGAGAAGTACGTTCGGGTTCTCGGTTCCGGCAACGAAGCAACGGTCGTCAGTTCTACCTTCGCACCTCAGGATGAGAAAATCGTTGAGTTGCTTCTCATTGGGGACGCGCTCAGGGAGAAGGGCTTCAAGAAACTCCGTGCCGTCGTTCCCTACTTCGCCTACAGCAGGCAGGACAGGGTCACGAAGGAGGGTGAGCCGGTAAGCGTAAGGGCGATAATGAAGGCGCTCGGCATCTACTACGATGAACTCTACATCTTCGACCTCCACAACCCCGAGACACTGAAGTACTTCCCTGGTAAAGGCGTCAACGTTTCTCCGGCGAGGGTCATAGCGGACTACTTCCGCGAGAAGCTTGGCGACGGCATAGTCCTTGCCCCGGATAAAGGCGCCCGCGAGAGGGCAAGGGCAGTCGCCCAAGAGTTTGGTCTTGAGTACAGCCACTTCGAGAAGAGGCGCATATCCCCAACTGAGGTTGAGATGAGACCGGTTGATATAGACGTTAAGGGCAAGAACGTTCTGATAGTTGATGACATCATAAGTACCGGGGGGACCATGGTCAAAGCCGCACAAATTTTGAGAAAATTAGGTGCGGGGAAAATATTCGTTGGGGTCACTCACGGGGTCTTTGCCGAGGGTGCCATCGAGAGGGTTAGTGGTGCGGTTGACGAGCTCGCAGTCACGAACACAATACCCACTCCCGTCTCGAAGATAAGCATTGTGCCGGAAATACTCCGCCTCTGA
- a CDS encoding magnesium-dependent phosphatase-1: MRLLVLDLDGTLWDHEDASALVPPYEFNGDCLTDSLGQKLRLFPGVREFLEWASERFILSIASWNIEERVRPILEGFGLWDYFMFPKIEGHPDKGDMIRRTIEELRSIGYDIDDVIYIDDRVIHINGVKMAVPYVDFIHMWVDVKSFEELKQLLQKLG, from the coding sequence ATGAGACTGCTCGTTCTTGATTTGGACGGCACCCTCTGGGACCACGAGGACGCTTCTGCCTTAGTTCCGCCATACGAGTTCAACGGCGATTGTTTAACTGATTCCCTCGGCCAAAAACTCCGCCTCTTTCCCGGTGTTCGCGAGTTCCTCGAATGGGCGAGCGAAAGGTTCATTCTAAGCATTGCGAGCTGGAACATCGAGGAGAGGGTAAGGCCGATTCTCGAGGGCTTTGGTCTATGGGACTACTTCATGTTTCCAAAAATCGAAGGCCATCCTGACAAGGGCGATATGATTCGAAGAACCATCGAGGAGCTTCGCTCCATCGGCTACGACATCGACGACGTCATTTACATTGACGACCGAGTGATTCACATCAACGGCGTCAAAATGGCCGTTCCCTACGTTGATTTCATTCACATGTGGGTGGATGTAAAGAGTTTTGAGGAGCTTAAACAACTACTCCAAAAGCTGGGGTGA
- a CDS encoding DUF366 family protein, translating to MELLVVKDKRIDYDGSAIGSHWTYRNFGILGNSLVVFRGKCDVKVEEMIDIEDLRASKEIKSDDMVHYIIEVFDLVNTLFASTLQKLFIAKLCEVLNDYGVKTERKSDDIYVNGKKLSISIATVSPVSVKIHIGINVEAKGIPEGVEAIGLKEVGITDVEGFMERTGRALVEEFKKVKKDSLKVRWAQ from the coding sequence ATGGAGTTGCTAGTCGTTAAAGACAAACGCATAGACTACGACGGCTCCGCGATAGGAAGCCACTGGACCTACAGGAACTTCGGAATCCTCGGAAACTCGCTCGTCGTCTTCCGCGGAAAGTGCGACGTCAAAGTCGAGGAGATGATTGACATAGAGGACCTCCGCGCGAGCAAGGAAATCAAGAGCGACGACATGGTGCACTACATAATCGAGGTTTTCGACTTGGTGAACACGCTCTTCGCCTCGACTCTCCAGAAGCTCTTCATAGCCAAGCTCTGCGAGGTTCTCAACGACTACGGGGTGAAGACCGAGAGAAAGAGCGACGATATCTACGTTAACGGAAAGAAACTAAGCATCTCGATAGCAACCGTTTCCCCAGTAAGCGTCAAAATCCACATTGGGATAAACGTCGAGGCCAAGGGCATTCCCGAGGGCGTGGAGGCAATAGGCCTCAAGGAAGTTGGCATCACCGACGTTGAGGGGTTCATGGAGAGGACTGGAAGAGCACTCGTTGAGGAGTTCAAAAAGGTGAAGAAGGACAGCCTGAAGGTCAGGTGGGCTCAGTAG
- a CDS encoding diacylglycerol/polyprenol kinase family protein codes for MFEWLPYAGLAALLILLAIGFTRKLGEEWAWINRKIIHFSIVPAVLMFYYGKIPAEVFSASAFAFALFQLWPHIKKREFSWYQIEHNYGEVFFAFSASIIPIVLPREYATALLLAMAISDGVTGVVRHYYFRRHGFNVKLKKHWTGSLAYLATAVVIALIYLDADTIRKVMWAVILALAEYQPWLDDNLAVPMVGSLLFLLY; via the coding sequence ATGTTCGAGTGGTTGCCCTACGCGGGTTTAGCGGCCCTGCTCATACTGCTTGCAATCGGCTTCACGAGGAAGCTGGGCGAGGAATGGGCGTGGATAAACAGGAAGATAATTCACTTCAGCATCGTTCCGGCCGTTCTGATGTTCTACTACGGAAAAATTCCCGCGGAGGTTTTCAGCGCCTCTGCTTTCGCCTTTGCCCTGTTCCAGCTGTGGCCCCACATCAAAAAGCGGGAGTTCTCGTGGTACCAGATAGAGCACAACTACGGGGAGGTCTTCTTCGCGTTTTCGGCATCGATAATACCTATTGTTTTGCCGAGGGAGTATGCAACGGCGCTCCTCCTCGCGATGGCAATCAGTGATGGGGTAACCGGGGTGGTAAGGCACTACTACTTCAGACGGCACGGCTTCAACGTGAAGCTCAAGAAGCACTGGACAGGAAGCCTGGCATACTTGGCAACGGCCGTGGTGATAGCACTCATTTACCTCGACGCGGATACAATAAGAAAAGTGATGTGGGCAGTGATACTGGCCTTAGCGGAGTACCAGCCGTGGCTCGACGACAACTTGGCCGTGCCGATGGTTGGAAGTTTGCTGTTCCTTCTCTACTGA
- the lysS gene encoding lysine--tRNA ligase has protein sequence MVHWADYMAEKIIRERGDKEEYVVESGITPSGYVHIGNFREFFTAYIVGHALRDRGKKVRHIHMWDDYDRFRKVPKNVPQEWKEHLTKPVREVPDPWGCHDSYAEHFMEKFEEEVRKLGIEVDFLYASELYKSGEYAEEIKLALEKRDEIKAVLDKYRERAKQPPLEDDWQPVMVYCPKCRREAKFVSWDGGWKVKYRCEHCGSEGETDIREGNVKLRWRVDWPMRWAHFRVDFEPAGKDHLAAGSSYDTGREISEKVFGWKAPIDLMYEFVGIKGQKGKMSGSKGNVILLSDLYEVLEPGIIRFIYAKARPNKELKIDLGLGLLNLYDEFDKVERIYFGLEHAKNPEEEEELKRTYELSMPKVPERLIAQAPFRFLVTLVQMPHLDEEGIIRVLQEQGHVPENLSDEDIERIRLRIRLAKNWVEKYAPENVKFSLLEELPQLELKPEIREAMRELADWIGANTFTVDELNNAIFDVAKKRGIPSKEWFKALYNLFIGKDRGPRLAPFLASLDKEFVVKRLRFEA, from the coding sequence ATGGTTCACTGGGCTGACTACATGGCCGAAAAGATAATCCGCGAAAGGGGCGACAAGGAGGAGTACGTGGTCGAGAGCGGAATCACGCCGAGCGGTTACGTTCACATAGGCAATTTTAGAGAGTTCTTCACGGCCTACATAGTGGGCCACGCCCTGAGGGACAGGGGAAAGAAGGTCAGGCACATCCACATGTGGGACGACTACGACAGGTTTAGGAAGGTCCCCAAGAACGTCCCGCAGGAGTGGAAGGAGCACCTCACTAAGCCGGTCAGGGAAGTCCCCGACCCGTGGGGCTGTCACGACAGCTACGCGGAGCACTTCATGGAGAAGTTTGAGGAGGAAGTGAGAAAGCTTGGCATTGAGGTTGATTTCCTCTACGCGAGCGAGCTGTACAAGTCGGGTGAATATGCCGAGGAGATTAAGCTGGCTCTCGAAAAGCGCGACGAAATCAAGGCGGTTCTCGACAAGTACCGTGAGAGGGCTAAACAGCCGCCCCTTGAGGACGACTGGCAACCTGTTATGGTCTACTGCCCGAAGTGCAGGCGCGAGGCGAAGTTCGTCTCGTGGGACGGCGGGTGGAAGGTTAAATATCGCTGTGAGCACTGCGGAAGCGAGGGGGAGACCGACATAAGGGAGGGCAACGTTAAGCTCCGCTGGCGCGTCGACTGGCCGATGCGCTGGGCGCACTTCAGGGTGGACTTCGAGCCAGCTGGAAAAGACCACCTCGCCGCCGGAAGCTCCTACGACACAGGAAGGGAGATTTCCGAGAAGGTCTTCGGCTGGAAGGCACCGATAGACCTCATGTACGAGTTCGTTGGAATCAAGGGGCAGAAGGGCAAGATGAGTGGCTCTAAGGGCAACGTTATCCTCCTCAGCGACCTCTACGAGGTGCTCGAGCCGGGAATAATCCGCTTCATCTACGCCAAGGCGAGGCCCAATAAGGAGCTCAAGATAGACCTAGGCCTCGGCCTGCTCAACCTCTACGACGAGTTCGACAAGGTCGAGAGGATTTACTTCGGCCTTGAGCACGCAAAGAACCCGGAGGAGGAAGAGGAACTCAAGAGAACCTACGAGCTCTCGATGCCGAAGGTTCCGGAGAGGCTTATCGCTCAGGCCCCCTTCCGCTTCCTCGTCACTCTCGTCCAGATGCCCCACCTTGACGAGGAGGGAATAATCAGGGTTCTCCAGGAGCAGGGTCACGTTCCCGAGAACCTGAGCGACGAGGACATTGAGAGGATAAGGCTCCGCATCAGGCTCGCCAAGAACTGGGTCGAGAAGTACGCTCCTGAGAACGTCAAGTTCAGCCTTCTCGAAGAACTTCCCCAGCTCGAACTCAAGCCCGAAATCAGGGAGGCGATGAGAGAGCTCGCCGACTGGATTGGGGCCAATACCTTCACCGTGGATGAGCTCAACAACGCAATCTTCGACGTTGCCAAGAAGCGCGGAATCCCGAGCAAGGAGTGGTTCAAAGCACTCTACAACCTCTTCATAGGAAAGGACCGCGGGCCGAGGCTGGCCCCGTTCTTGGCTTCCCTCGATAAGGAGTTCGTGGTCAAAAGGCTTCGCTTCGAGGCCTGA
- a CDS encoding class I SAM-dependent methyltransferase, which translates to MTFEEYYSAFKAYSDIYSDEYRKRIEDLEPLLMKFMKEKGKVLDLGCGAGGFSFLLEDLGFTVVGVDNSDYMLSLAKGFAREKGSRVEFIKADARELPFEDNTFDYVLFIDNLVHFEPLDLGKAFREMARVLKPGGKLILQFTDLRALLPVLMNGQVIGAEYWISKVLPDKDEKTVLIEFQSEEKSFRVRFNVWGKTAVELLAKLYFRKVGEEKINEHTYLQVYTPKK; encoded by the coding sequence ATGACGTTCGAGGAGTACTATTCGGCCTTCAAAGCCTACAGCGACATCTATTCCGACGAGTACAGAAAGAGGATTGAGGACCTTGAACCGCTCCTGATGAAGTTCATGAAGGAAAAGGGGAAAGTCCTCGACCTCGGCTGTGGGGCGGGGGGCTTCTCGTTCCTGCTTGAGGATTTGGGCTTCACTGTCGTTGGCGTTGACAACAGCGACTACATGCTCTCCCTCGCGAAGGGTTTTGCCAGAGAGAAGGGCTCGAGGGTGGAGTTCATCAAGGCAGATGCGAGGGAGTTACCCTTCGAAGATAACACCTTTGACTACGTCCTCTTCATCGACAACCTCGTCCACTTCGAACCCCTCGACCTCGGAAAGGCGTTCCGCGAGATGGCGAGGGTTCTGAAGCCGGGAGGAAAGCTAATCCTCCAGTTCACTGACCTTAGGGCACTCCTTCCGGTTCTCATGAACGGACAGGTAATCGGCGCTGAATACTGGATTAGCAAGGTTTTGCCGGATAAGGACGAAAAAACCGTCCTGATAGAGTTCCAGAGCGAGGAGAAGTCCTTCAGGGTTCGCTTCAACGTCTGGGGAAAGACAGCGGTGGAACTCTTAGCGAAGCTCTACTTCCGGAAGGTCGGAGAAGAAAAGATAAACGAGCACACCTACCTCCAGGTTTACACACCGAAAAAATGA